In Nitrosococcus oceani ATCC 19707, the following proteins share a genomic window:
- a CDS encoding F0F1 ATP synthase subunit epsilon, with translation MAMTMHVDIVSAEREIFSGTVNMLFAPAEMGEVGIMPRHTPLITRLKPGEVRLQRPEGQEDFFYVSGGLLEVQPHVVTVLADTAQRAADIDEAAALAAKQRAEEALQDREGKLDYARAQAELAEAIAQLKAIQRIRKKLG, from the coding sequence ATGGCCATGACCATGCATGTGGACATCGTAAGCGCTGAGCGGGAGATCTTCTCTGGAACGGTTAATATGCTATTTGCGCCGGCAGAGATGGGGGAAGTAGGCATTATGCCTCGCCATACGCCTTTGATTACCCGTCTTAAGCCAGGAGAAGTTCGACTTCAGCGCCCGGAGGGCCAGGAGGACTTTTTTTATGTCTCTGGTGGTTTGCTTGAGGTTCAACCCCATGTTGTTACAGTGCTGGCTGATACTGCTCAGCGGGCTGCGGATATTGATGAAGCCGCTGCCCTGGCAGCTAAACAACGGGCGGAGGAGGCGCTTCAAGATCGAGAGGGTAAGCTGGACTATGCCCGGGCTCAAGCTGAGCTTGCCGAGGCAATTGCTCAACTTAAGGCTATTCAGAGGATACGTAAAAAGCTAGGTTAA
- the atpD gene encoding F0F1 ATP synthase subunit beta — protein sequence MSTGKTVQIIGAVVDVEFPRESIPKVYHALRIDDVGLTLEVQQQLGDGVVRTIAMGGSDGLRRGMAVTNTGAPISVPVGTKTLGRIMDVLGEPVDEAGPVGEEERWSIHRKAPAYEELSPATELLETGIKVIDLICPFAKGGKVGLFGGAGVGKTVNMMELIRNIATEHSGYSVFAGVGERTREGNDFYHEMKDSQVLDKVSLVYGQMNEPPGNRLRVALTGLTMAEFFREEGRDVLLFVDNIYRYTLAGTEVSALLGRMPSAVGYQPTLAEEMGVLQERITSTKTGSITSIQAVYVPADDLTDPSPATTFAHLDATVVLSRQIAELGIYPAVDPLDSTSRQLDPLIVGQEHYQVARAVQGNLQRYKELKDIIAILGMDELSEEDKLTVSRARKIQRFLSQPFFVAEVFTGSPGKYVPLKETIQSFKGIVEGEYDHLPEQAFYMVGTIDEAVEKAKKL from the coding sequence ATGAGCACCGGAAAGACTGTGCAGATTATTGGCGCAGTAGTTGATGTGGAATTTCCACGTGAATCCATTCCAAAGGTGTACCATGCCTTGAGAATTGATGACGTTGGTTTGACTCTGGAAGTACAGCAGCAGCTTGGGGATGGGGTCGTGCGTACAATTGCAATGGGAGGTTCCGATGGTTTACGCCGGGGCATGGCGGTAACCAATACCGGGGCTCCTATTTCAGTGCCAGTAGGTACTAAAACGTTAGGGCGAATCATGGATGTCCTAGGGGAGCCCGTGGACGAAGCGGGGCCGGTTGGTGAAGAAGAGCGCTGGTCTATTCATCGTAAAGCGCCTGCCTATGAGGAATTGTCCCCCGCTACGGAGTTGCTGGAAACCGGTATTAAGGTCATTGACTTAATATGCCCCTTTGCCAAAGGGGGTAAGGTTGGCCTATTTGGGGGCGCTGGTGTGGGTAAGACCGTTAATATGATGGAGCTTATCCGTAACATTGCAACCGAGCATTCCGGCTACTCAGTGTTTGCGGGTGTTGGGGAACGGACTCGCGAAGGCAATGATTTTTATCATGAGATGAAAGATTCCCAGGTTTTGGATAAGGTTTCTCTGGTTTATGGGCAGATGAACGAACCTCCTGGAAATCGCCTGCGGGTAGCTTTAACGGGACTGACCATGGCTGAATTCTTTCGTGAAGAAGGTCGTGACGTATTGCTGTTTGTGGATAATATCTACCGCTATACGTTGGCAGGTACAGAGGTTTCGGCGCTGCTTGGCCGGATGCCCTCCGCGGTAGGCTATCAGCCTACTTTGGCGGAGGAGATGGGTGTTTTACAGGAACGTATTACTTCCACTAAGACGGGTTCTATTACCTCGATTCAAGCAGTATACGTCCCTGCGGATGACCTTACTGATCCCTCTCCAGCTACGACTTTTGCCCATTTGGACGCTACAGTAGTGTTATCCCGCCAGATCGCAGAGCTTGGGATTTACCCTGCTGTGGATCCTCTTGATTCAACCAGTCGACAGCTTGATCCTCTCATTGTGGGGCAGGAACATTACCAAGTAGCACGGGCGGTGCAAGGTAATTTGCAACGGTACAAGGAGCTTAAGGATATCATTGCTATCCTTGGTATGGATGAGTTGTCTGAGGAAGATAAACTTACCGTGTCACGGGCGCGGAAAATTCAGCGTTTTCTCTCTCAGCCTTTTTTTGTGGCTGAAGTCTTTACAGGTAGTCCTGGCAAATATGTGCCTCTTAAAGAAACCATTCAAAGCTTCAAAGGTATTGTTGAAGGTGAATATGATCATCTACCAGAGCAGGCCTTTTACATGGTTGGCACTATTGATGAAGCAGTAGAAAAGGCTAAGAAGCTTTAA